In a genomic window of Neosynechococcus sphagnicola sy1:
- a CDS encoding serine/threonine-protein kinase: MMQELLNNRYRVLQILGRGGFGETYLAEDTQMPSQRRCVIKQLKPVTTNDQIYQLVKERFQREAAILEELGDGHPQIPRLYAYFTEIGQFYMVQEWIQGQTLNQRLQSQGLLSETEVRTILIHLLPVLEYVHSKGIVHRDIKPDNIMVRQRDGKPVLIDFGAVKETMGTVLNSQGNTTSSIVVGTPGYMPSEQTAGRPLFASDLYSLGLTAIYLLTGKVPQALETDPRTGELLWRRYGDHLNPELADILDRAIQSHPRDRYATAAEMLAALQALSTPEAVQASPTSESTVVAPSTPPLSGLPGG; the protein is encoded by the coding sequence ATGATGCAGGAGCTGTTAAATAATCGCTATCGCGTCCTCCAGATTCTGGGGAGGGGTGGGTTTGGTGAGACCTATTTGGCGGAAGATACCCAAATGCCGTCCCAGCGGCGTTGTGTGATCAAACAACTAAAGCCCGTCACCACCAATGACCAAATTTATCAACTCGTAAAGGAGCGCTTCCAAAGAGAAGCTGCCATCTTAGAAGAACTGGGAGACGGCCATCCCCAAATTCCCCGGTTGTATGCCTATTTCACCGAGATAGGGCAATTTTACATGGTGCAGGAATGGATTCAAGGCCAAACCCTGAATCAGCGCTTGCAGTCCCAGGGGCTCCTGAGTGAGACCGAAGTACGAACCATCCTCATCCATTTACTGCCGGTTCTGGAGTACGTCCACAGCAAGGGGATAGTCCACCGAGACATCAAACCCGACAACATTATGGTGCGGCAGCGGGATGGGAAGCCTGTTTTAATTGACTTTGGAGCGGTCAAAGAAACCATGGGCACCGTGCTCAACTCCCAAGGCAACACCACGAGTTCCATCGTGGTTGGCACACCGGGCTATATGCCCTCGGAACAAACAGCGGGTCGGCCCCTTTTTGCTAGCGATCTCTACAGTTTGGGCTTGACAGCGATCTATCTTTTAACGGGCAAAGTCCCCCAAGCACTGGAAACCGATCCACGCACCGGGGAATTACTCTGGCGGCGCTATGGGGACCACCTGAATCCAGAGTTGGCTGACATCCTCGATCGGGCAATTCAGTCTCACCCCCGCGATCGCTATGCCACCGCCGCTGAGATGCTCGCTGCTTTACAGGCTCTCTCCACTCCCGAGGCCGTGCAGGCTTCCCCGACTTCTGAGTCTACCGTCGTTGCCCCCTCCACACCTCCCCTCTCTGGGTTACCAGGGGGGTAA
- a CDS encoding MoaD/ThiS family protein gives MSEPMITVTVKLFAIYQEVCGVGEYRLQLPPQTPVATVRDRLLLEHPELMPWRDFTRFGVNLQFVAPETLLQSGDEVVLIPPVSGG, from the coding sequence ATGTCTGAGCCCATGATCACGGTGACGGTAAAGCTGTTTGCCATCTACCAGGAAGTCTGTGGTGTCGGGGAGTATCGACTGCAATTGCCACCCCAGACCCCCGTGGCCACCGTGCGCGATCGCCTGCTGTTGGAGCATCCAGAACTGATGCCATGGCGTGATTTCACTCGCTTTGGTGTCAATCTTCAATTTGTAGCCCCCGAGACGCTGCTGCAATCAGGGGATGAAGTTGTGTTGATTCCCCCCGTGAGTGGAGGATAA